A region of Lichenibacterium dinghuense DNA encodes the following proteins:
- a CDS encoding multidrug effflux MFS transporter yields MGFKQFVGLIAALMAVNALAIDSMLPALPAIGHSLGVEDENRRQLIVTAYLLGFGGAQIAYGPLADRFGRRPVLLLGLVGYVLFAGLAAASTSFGTLLAARALMGVGAAATRVLAVSIVRDCYSGRDMARVMSLAFIVFLAVPILAPSVGQVIMLFGPWRWVFGALGCFGAAVLCWVALRLPETLHPADRLPFAPRRIVQAYRLTLTDRTAVCYMMASTLVLGALFGFINSAQQIFADTLAEPRLFTRVFALIAGFMALSSFLNARIVVKLGPRRLSHLALCGFILFSASHAAVALAGQETIVTFAVLQGGVWFCLGFVFSNFGSLAMEPLGRIAGTASSVQGCVTTVVGALLGFFIGQSFDGTAVPMSLGFIGCGLAALCFVLLAERGRLFAAGGRLAEATTGH; encoded by the coding sequence ATGGGCTTCAAGCAGTTCGTGGGTCTGATCGCCGCCCTGATGGCGGTGAACGCGCTCGCCATCGACTCTATGCTGCCGGCGCTGCCCGCCATCGGCCACAGCCTCGGCGTCGAGGACGAGAACCGGCGCCAGCTCATCGTCACCGCCTACCTGCTCGGCTTCGGCGGGGCGCAGATCGCCTACGGCCCCTTGGCCGACCGCTTCGGCCGCAGGCCGGTGCTGCTCCTCGGCCTCGTCGGCTACGTGCTCTTCGCAGGCCTCGCCGCCGCGTCGACCTCCTTCGGAACGCTGCTCGCGGCCCGCGCCCTGATGGGCGTCGGCGCCGCGGCCACGCGCGTGCTGGCCGTCTCGATCGTGCGCGACTGCTACAGCGGGCGCGACATGGCGCGGGTGATGTCGCTGGCCTTCATCGTGTTCCTGGCCGTGCCGATCCTGGCGCCGTCGGTCGGGCAGGTCATCATGCTGTTCGGCCCGTGGCGCTGGGTGTTCGGCGCGCTCGGGTGCTTCGGCGCCGCCGTGCTGTGCTGGGTCGCCCTGCGACTGCCCGAAACGCTGCACCCGGCCGACCGGCTGCCCTTCGCGCCCCGCCGCATCGTTCAAGCCTACCGCCTCACGCTGACGGACCGCACCGCGGTCTGCTACATGATGGCCTCGACGCTGGTGCTCGGCGCGCTGTTCGGCTTCATCAACTCGGCCCAGCAGATCTTCGCCGACACGCTCGCCGAGCCGCGGCTGTTCACGCGCGTCTTCGCGCTGATCGCCGGCTTCATGGCCCTGTCGTCCTTCCTCAACGCCCGCATCGTCGTGAAGCTCGGGCCGCGCCGCCTGTCGCACCTCGCGCTCTGCGGCTTCATCCTGTTCTCGGCCAGCCATGCCGCGGTCGCGCTCGCCGGGCAGGAAACGATCGTGACCTTCGCGGTGCTGCAGGGCGGCGTGTGGTTCTGCCTCGGCTTCGTGTTCTCCAACTTCGGGTCGCTCGCCATGGAGCCGCTCGGTCGCATCGCCGGCACGGCCTCCTCGGTGCAGGGCTGCGTCACCACGGTCGTCGGGGCGCTGCTCGGCTTCTTCATCGGCCAAAGCTTCGACGGCACCGCCGTGCCGATGTCGCTGGGCTTCATCGGCTGCGGCCTCGCGGCGCTCTGCTTCGTGCTCCTCGCCGAGCGGGGCCGGCTCTTCGCCGCGGGCGGGCGGCTCGCGGAGGCCACGACGGGGCATTGA
- a CDS encoding GNAT family N-acetyltransferase: MPAFPATPVLSVDRTFIARSGEAYRLRPVRRSDEAALRDMFLRCSADDLRLRCFGISKSFPDVFAARLARLSGGGEFAILAVAPSGEIGGVVHAVGLPDSGGDADYDIMVRTDLKGQGIGARLMREMLSEAVRSGFTAVHGDVLVANRAMLLLAGDLGFRRVGFEGDVVRIEAHPAADRTPLDR, translated from the coding sequence ATGCCCGCATTTCCCGCCACCCCCGTCCTGTCGGTCGACCGGACCTTCATCGCCCGATCGGGCGAAGCCTATCGGCTCCGCCCCGTGCGCCGGTCCGACGAGGCGGCCTTGCGCGACATGTTCCTGCGCTGCTCGGCGGACGATCTGCGCCTGCGCTGCTTCGGCATATCGAAGAGCTTCCCGGACGTCTTCGCGGCCCGTCTGGCGCGGCTTTCCGGCGGCGGCGAGTTCGCGATCCTGGCCGTGGCGCCCTCGGGCGAGATCGGAGGCGTGGTGCATGCCGTGGGCCTGCCGGATTCGGGCGGCGATGCCGACTACGACATCATGGTCCGCACCGACCTCAAGGGGCAGGGGATCGGCGCGCGGCTCATGCGCGAGATGTTGAGCGAGGCGGTGCGCTCGGGCTTCACCGCGGTGCACGGCGACGTGCTGGTGGCGAACCGCGCCATGCTGCTGCTGGCCGGCGACCTCGGCTTCCGGCGCGTCGGCTTCGAGGGCGACGTCGTGCGGATCGAGGCGCACCCGGCGGCGGACAGGACTCCCCTCGATCGCTGA
- a CDS encoding aminopeptidase, giving the protein MTPDDLHPAIDPVRLDRLAETAVRVGLALKPGQPLVMTAPVEALPLVRRIAHHAYAAGASLVTPILSDPAVTLARFEAGSEASFDAAPGWLYDGMGQAFDGGAARLAVVGEDPMLLAGQDAARVSRVGKAQSVAYRPAMDRIVNFAVNWTIAAYPGAAWASRMFPDDAPAAAVGRLVEAIFAASRVDGPDPVAAWVRHNAALRARTEWLNGQRFDALRYSGPGTDLTIGLADGHEWHGGASQAKNGVLCNPNIPTEEVFTTPHARRVDGHVTSTKPLSHQGTLIDGIAVRFEAGRIVDARASRGGAVFAELLDTDEGARRIGEVALVPHSSPISASGLLFFNTLFDENAACHIALGQCYSKCFLDGATLSPAEIADRGGNSSVVHVDWMIGSGRLDIDGLRADGTRVPVFRAGEWAA; this is encoded by the coding sequence ATGACCCCCGACGACCTTCATCCCGCCATCGACCCCGTCCGCCTCGACCGCCTGGCCGAGACCGCGGTCCGGGTCGGCCTCGCGCTGAAACCGGGGCAGCCCCTGGTCATGACCGCGCCCGTCGAAGCGCTGCCGCTGGTGCGCCGCATCGCCCACCACGCCTACGCGGCGGGCGCGAGCCTCGTGACGCCCATCCTGTCCGACCCCGCCGTCACGCTGGCCCGCTTCGAGGCGGGATCGGAGGCGAGCTTCGACGCGGCGCCGGGCTGGCTCTACGACGGGATGGGGCAGGCCTTCGACGGCGGCGCGGCCCGCCTCGCCGTGGTGGGCGAGGACCCGATGCTGCTCGCCGGGCAGGACGCCGCCCGCGTGTCGCGCGTCGGCAAGGCGCAGTCGGTCGCCTATCGCCCGGCGATGGACCGCATCGTGAACTTCGCGGTGAACTGGACCATCGCGGCCTATCCGGGCGCCGCCTGGGCGTCGCGCATGTTCCCCGACGACGCGCCCGCCGCGGCGGTGGGACGGCTCGTCGAGGCGATCTTCGCGGCCTCGCGCGTCGACGGTCCCGACCCGGTCGCGGCCTGGGTCCGCCACAATGCGGCGCTGCGCGCCCGCACCGAGTGGCTGAACGGCCAGCGCTTCGACGCGCTGCGATATTCCGGCCCCGGCACCGACCTGACGATCGGCCTCGCCGACGGCCACGAGTGGCACGGCGGCGCATCGCAGGCGAAGAACGGCGTGCTGTGCAACCCCAACATCCCGACCGAGGAGGTGTTCACGACGCCCCACGCGCGGCGCGTCGACGGGCACGTCACGAGCACCAAACCGCTGTCCCATCAGGGCACGCTGATCGACGGCATCGCGGTGCGGTTCGAGGCCGGCCGCATCGTGGACGCGCGGGCGTCGCGCGGCGGGGCGGTCTTCGCGGAGCTGCTCGACACGGACGAGGGCGCGCGGCGCATCGGCGAGGTGGCGCTGGTGCCCCATTCCTCGCCCATCTCGGCGAGCGGCCTCCTGTTCTTCAACACGCTGTTCGACGAGAACGCCGCCTGCCACATCGCGCTCGGCCAGTGCTACAGCAAATGCTTCCTGGACGGCGCGACCCTGTCGCCCGCCGAGATCGCGGACCGCGGCGGCAACTCCAGCGTGGTCCACGTCGACTGGATGATCGGTTCGGGCCGCCTCGACATCGACGGGCTGCGGGCGGACGGCACGCGCGTGCCGGTGTTCCGCGCCGGCGAATGGGCCGCCTGA
- a CDS encoding MFS transporter: MDDPPTATAAPRASRFGRAALGLSLVLIALNLRALFPSLSALLPEVMAGTGASPALASVITTLPVLCLGVFSSAAAPAARRLGTERAVLAALAAVAAGTAMRGLATVPALLAGGVLAGAGIAFGNVLLPGLVKRDFPDRIATMTGLYSMSLSAGAAAAAALTVPVARASGAWSAGLAVWALPAAAVTALWLPRAARRRAATGVAVRSGDRPLYRSGLAWQVSLFMGLQSALAYCVFGWFAPMMRARGLEATEAGLLLSISVLAQVVGCFAAPVLAARGRDQRAAVLGCYALTGAGLFGCIAAPLASDWLWAALLGLGQGGLLGVALTVILLRAPDAGVAARLSGMAQGIGYTLAAGGPLLVGVIRQAAGGFGPVPVLYGALLLAGAASGLAAGRARVIDLG; this comes from the coding sequence ATGGATGATCCGCCGACCGCCACCGCCGCCCCGCGCGCGTCCCGCTTCGGGCGCGCCGCCCTCGGCCTCAGCCTCGTCCTCATCGCGCTGAATCTGCGCGCGCTGTTCCCGTCCCTGTCGGCGCTGCTGCCCGAGGTCATGGCCGGCACGGGCGCCTCCCCGGCACTCGCCAGCGTCATCACGACGCTGCCGGTGCTGTGCCTCGGCGTCTTCTCCTCCGCGGCGGCGCCGGCCGCGCGGCGCCTCGGCACCGAACGCGCCGTGCTGGCGGCGCTCGCCGCCGTCGCGGCCGGCACGGCGATGCGCGGGCTCGCCACCGTGCCGGCATTGCTCGCCGGCGGCGTGCTGGCGGGCGCCGGCATCGCCTTCGGCAACGTGCTGCTGCCCGGCCTCGTCAAGCGGGACTTCCCAGACCGGATCGCGACGATGACGGGCCTCTATTCCATGTCGCTCAGCGCCGGGGCCGCCGCCGCCGCCGCGCTGACCGTGCCCGTGGCGCGGGCAAGCGGGGCCTGGAGCGCCGGCCTCGCCGTGTGGGCGCTGCCGGCCGCAGCCGTGACGGCCCTGTGGCTGCCCCGCGCCGCCCGCCGCCGCGCCGCGACGGGCGTCGCCGTCCGCTCGGGCGACCGGCCGCTGTACCGCAGCGGCCTCGCCTGGCAGGTCAGCCTGTTCATGGGGCTTCAATCCGCGCTGGCCTACTGCGTGTTCGGCTGGTTCGCCCCGATGATGCGGGCGCGGGGACTCGAGGCCACGGAAGCGGGCCTGCTCCTGTCGATCTCCGTCCTGGCGCAGGTGGTCGGCTGTTTCGCCGCCCCCGTGCTCGCCGCGCGCGGTCGCGACCAGCGCGCCGCCGTGCTGGGCTGCTACGCCCTGACGGGGGCGGGCCTGTTCGGCTGCATCGCCGCGCCGCTCGCGTCCGACTGGCTCTGGGCCGCGCTGCTGGGCCTGGGGCAGGGCGGGCTCCTCGGCGTGGCCCTCACGGTGATCCTGCTCCGCGCGCCGGATGCCGGCGTGGCGGCCCGCCTGTCCGGCATGGCGCAGGGCATCGGCTACACGCTGGCGGCCGGGGGGCCGCTGCTGGTCGGCGTGATCCGGCAGGCCGCCGGCGGCTTCGGCCCGGTGCCGGTCCTGTACGGCGCCCTGCTGCTGGCCGGCGCCGCGTCGGGCCTCGCGGCCGGGCGGGCGCGGGTGATCGACCTCGGCTGA
- a CDS encoding putative DNA modification/repair radical SAM protein produces MARLDITKKLAVLADAAKYDASCASSGAKPRKDPVKPGGIGSITGQGICHSYAPDGRCISLLKLLLTNHCIYDCLYCVNRASSDVQRARFTPEEVVQLTLDFYRRNYIEGLFLSSGIIRSPDYTMEQLVRVAQLLREEHGFRGYIHLKTIPDADPNLIEQAGRYADRLSINVELPKATSLEKLAPQKQAGTIRKAMGGLRLRLDEAEDERKRSRRAPAFAPAGQSTQMIVGADGEKDSDILASSANLYSGYKLKRVYYSAYSPIPGSSQSLPARKPPLMREHRLYQADWLYRFYGFAMDEVVGATDGGMLDLDLDPKLAWALRNRQRFPIDVNTASREELLRVPGLGVKSVDRIIDIRRLTTMRLDDVAKLARSAKVLRPFVTALDWTPGASLDGTHLARAVKRPAEQLSLF; encoded by the coding sequence ATGGCGCGTCTGGACATCACGAAGAAGCTGGCCGTGCTGGCCGACGCCGCGAAATACGACGCGTCCTGCGCGTCGTCGGGCGCCAAGCCCCGCAAGGACCCGGTGAAGCCCGGCGGCATCGGTTCCATCACGGGGCAGGGCATCTGCCATTCCTACGCGCCGGACGGCCGCTGCATCTCGCTCCTGAAGCTGCTGCTCACCAATCACTGCATCTACGACTGCCTTTATTGCGTGAACCGGGCCTCTTCCGACGTGCAGCGCGCGCGCTTCACGCCCGAAGAGGTCGTGCAGCTCACGCTCGACTTCTACCGCCGCAACTACATCGAGGGCCTGTTCCTGTCCTCGGGCATCATCCGCTCGCCCGACTATACGATGGAGCAGCTCGTGCGCGTGGCGCAGCTCCTGCGCGAGGAGCACGGCTTCCGCGGCTACATCCACCTCAAGACGATCCCCGACGCCGACCCGAATCTCATCGAGCAGGCCGGCCGCTACGCCGACCGGCTGTCGATCAACGTGGAGCTGCCCAAGGCGACGTCGCTGGAGAAGCTCGCCCCGCAGAAGCAGGCCGGCACCATCCGCAAGGCCATGGGCGGCCTGAGGCTGCGCCTCGACGAGGCCGAGGACGAGCGGAAGCGGTCTCGACGCGCACCCGCCTTCGCGCCGGCCGGGCAGAGCACGCAGATGATCGTCGGCGCCGACGGCGAGAAGGACTCCGACATCCTCGCCTCCAGCGCCAACCTGTATTCCGGCTACAAGCTCAAGCGCGTTTACTACTCGGCCTACAGCCCAATCCCGGGGTCGAGCCAGTCGCTGCCGGCCCGCAAGCCGCCGCTGATGCGCGAGCACCGGCTTTACCAGGCCGACTGGCTCTACCGCTTCTACGGCTTCGCCATGGACGAGGTGGTGGGCGCGACCGACGGCGGCATGCTGGACCTCGACCTCGACCCGAAGCTCGCCTGGGCGCTGCGCAACCGGCAGCGCTTCCCGATCGACGTCAACACAGCGAGCCGCGAAGAGCTGCTGCGCGTGCCCGGCCTCGGCGTGAAGAGCGTCGACCGCATCATCGACATCCGCCGTCTAACGACGATGCGGCTCGACGACGTCGCCAAGCTCGCGCGCTCGGCCAAGGTGCTGCGCCCATTCGTCACCGCGCTCGACTGGACGCCCGGCGCGAGCCTCGACGGCACGCACCTCGCGCGCGCCGTGAAGCGGCCCGCCGAACAGCTGAGCCTCTTCTGA